The Pseudomonas iranensis genome includes a window with the following:
- a CDS encoding glycoside hydrolase family 65 protein yields the protein MLTIAYGEECEDIVGIEPRTSSFAACVAMLANPLIGVRPHVPSASPRTRRTQLLCAGVYAAGVGVSREIISLPAPAVLRLYDVDTGEPLEPSGDGPAVVLAMDQATVSSRELFQLRGVRYELTIDQFIDAPDDSAVSTRISLTRLGEPTGAHRLRLDYGVDGSAENEYLGTSDWLTARHYRFGQSVVDRTAFTVDVDAAEYRLRYDVRVEQSGSAASSVVCWRHGLQGCIASVTMDFDSVLQHRIATHWRVAIDGEHSMPDALSGDFDVTHIQSSHLDRWSRIWSEHDVTVQTAQRRTDLGIKYAMFQLLQHGVGVVPPERGTLSPARGLTSTYHSGATFFDTELHKCMFWLWNEPGVARALIDYRYHRLEQAREFARASGYEGARFPEAANDRGRENGPHYVLAYPEQDIRREWSVHEVLHISADVCYAVNKYWKVTGDDAFMVSRGFEMLLECARFAASVFKWSESRQAYVVESVMGPDEYHYHVDNSFFTNYMLRWCLRSALSLCDRPGFPELPEAQSRRWQSIADNVFLPWIIVGGVVIPEEFEGYAALPDTQLRSDKKRGPQFADEAERENAENLQNFASQVVKQADIVLLMSMFPEDFSTDVKRAAFQYYEPRTVHESSLSYGPHAVVAAHLGKTSISADFIARASRYNLDFTPLDDYSNGLHLSAYAGAWQGLVEGLAGLDLIADQLAFRPRLPADWDAYHFTLEFRGRRLRICVIGDDELEIREGGRQLPTERGQDGYICLKEGHR from the coding sequence GTGCTGACCATCGCTTATGGAGAGGAGTGCGAGGATATCGTCGGTATCGAGCCGCGGACATCGTCCTTCGCAGCCTGCGTGGCAATGCTGGCCAATCCCTTGATCGGCGTGCGCCCGCATGTGCCCAGTGCCTCGCCGCGCACACGGCGCACGCAACTGCTCTGCGCGGGGGTCTATGCAGCCGGGGTCGGCGTTTCGCGGGAGATCATTTCTTTGCCAGCGCCGGCAGTCCTGCGCCTCTACGATGTGGACACGGGCGAACCTCTCGAGCCATCAGGCGATGGACCGGCGGTGGTGTTGGCAATGGATCAGGCGACAGTCAGCAGCCGCGAGCTGTTCCAACTGCGGGGCGTCCGTTATGAGCTGACGATTGATCAGTTCATTGATGCCCCTGATGACAGCGCCGTGTCGACCCGCATCAGTCTGACTCGACTGGGCGAGCCGACCGGTGCGCACCGATTGCGACTGGATTACGGCGTGGATGGCAGTGCCGAGAATGAATACCTGGGCACCAGTGACTGGCTGACCGCCCGACATTACCGTTTTGGGCAAAGTGTTGTCGATCGAACGGCCTTCACTGTGGATGTCGATGCCGCGGAGTATCGGCTGCGCTACGACGTACGTGTCGAACAGTCCGGTTCAGCGGCGAGTTCCGTTGTCTGCTGGCGACACGGCCTGCAGGGTTGTATTGCTTCCGTCACCATGGATTTCGACTCGGTGCTGCAGCATCGCATCGCCACGCATTGGCGGGTTGCAATCGATGGCGAGCACAGTATGCCCGACGCGCTTTCTGGCGACTTCGATGTGACCCATATCCAGAGCAGCCATCTTGACCGATGGAGCAGGATCTGGAGCGAGCATGACGTCACTGTTCAAACCGCGCAGAGACGTACCGATCTGGGCATCAAATACGCGATGTTTCAATTGCTGCAGCACGGCGTGGGAGTCGTGCCCCCCGAGCGGGGAACGCTCTCGCCGGCGCGCGGCCTGACCAGCACATATCACTCCGGAGCGACGTTCTTCGATACCGAACTGCACAAGTGCATGTTCTGGCTCTGGAACGAACCCGGCGTCGCCAGGGCGTTGATTGACTATCGCTACCACCGTCTGGAACAAGCGCGGGAGTTTGCTCGGGCCAGTGGCTATGAGGGAGCGCGTTTTCCGGAAGCAGCCAATGATCGAGGGCGGGAAAATGGTCCCCATTATGTGCTGGCGTATCCCGAACAGGACATTCGACGAGAGTGGAGTGTCCATGAGGTGCTCCACATTTCGGCAGACGTTTGCTATGCCGTGAACAAATACTGGAAGGTCACCGGTGACGATGCGTTCATGGTTTCTCGCGGCTTTGAAATGCTGCTCGAGTGCGCCCGTTTCGCCGCGTCCGTGTTCAAGTGGTCCGAGAGTCGGCAGGCGTATGTCGTTGAATCGGTCATGGGGCCGGACGAATACCACTATCATGTGGATAACAGCTTTTTTACCAATTACATGCTGCGCTGGTGTCTCCGGTCAGCGCTTTCCCTGTGCGACCGGCCGGGGTTTCCGGAATTGCCCGAGGCACAGTCCAGGCGCTGGCAGTCGATAGCCGATAACGTCTTTCTGCCCTGGATCATTGTGGGTGGGGTGGTCATTCCTGAAGAGTTTGAGGGTTATGCCGCCTTACCTGACACGCAGCTGCGGTCCGACAAAAAGCGTGGGCCGCAGTTTGCGGACGAGGCCGAACGGGAGAACGCAGAGAATCTGCAGAATTTTGCGTCGCAGGTGGTCAAACAGGCGGACATCGTGTTGTTGATGTCGATGTTTCCAGAAGATTTTTCAACGGACGTGAAACGCGCAGCGTTCCAATATTATGAACCGCGTACGGTGCATGAATCGTCATTGAGCTACGGGCCGCACGCGGTTGTCGCCGCGCACTTGGGCAAGACGTCGATCAGTGCCGATTTCATTGCTCGGGCCAGCCGCTACAACCTGGATTTCACCCCGCTCGACGACTACAGCAATGGCCTGCATCTTTCCGCCTATGCCGGAGCCTGGCAGGGCTTGGTGGAAGGGCTGGCAGGACTTGATCTCATTGCGGACCAACTGGCCTTCCGCCCGAGGTTGCCCGCCGATTGGGATGCCTACCACTTCACCCTTGAGTTTCGGGGCCGCCGTCTGCGCATTTGCGTAATCGGAGACGATGAGCTGGAAATCCGCGAGGGCGGCCGGCAGTTGCCAACCGAACGTGGCCAGGATGGATATATATGCCTCAAGGAGGGGCACCGATGA
- a CDS encoding aspartate aminotransferase family protein: protein MDCLKETRVGNVLSGWNHLSVVGPINVQNTAGARVQLSSGEWRDDYIMGWGSCLLGHDSPVIKNSILKALERGFLQQYETDEHRLLSERFCAVVPCAEKLRLVNSGLEATMYATRIARAVTGRRIIIKFEGHFHGLNDSLTWNVDSSPRSGALLAGRELERLSGTVGIPDEFGNLTVSVSWNDLEALENAFEKYKDDVAGVILEPVALNIGCIRPDEGFLQNVRALTSRKGALLIFDEVLTGFRANIGGAQKDFGVVPDIAAFGKAFGCGMPIAGIAGKAEYMDVIAPRGPVQVSGTNTGRYLSVSAALAAIEHLQDGAVHRHIAALESRLKAGLRDVFDKHHIPCHIDGYGGRIGVHIGTCERPRTMREIEHFYPIDFAQKLFALLSREYNLYGFLMPLSYCPEPVTLSASHTTEMLADACERLDSALKRVQYHAK, encoded by the coding sequence ATGGATTGTTTAAAGGAAACACGTGTTGGCAATGTTCTATCGGGATGGAACCACTTGTCGGTAGTCGGGCCGATAAATGTGCAGAATACCGCCGGCGCGCGCGTTCAGCTGTCATCGGGCGAATGGCGCGATGATTATATTATGGGCTGGGGATCCTGCCTGTTGGGGCACGATAGTCCGGTCATCAAAAACTCCATTCTCAAGGCACTGGAGCGGGGCTTTCTTCAGCAGTATGAGACCGATGAACATCGTCTGTTGAGTGAGCGGTTCTGTGCGGTCGTCCCCTGCGCCGAAAAGTTGCGGCTGGTCAACTCCGGACTGGAAGCGACCATGTATGCGACGCGTATCGCCCGTGCCGTTACCGGTCGACGCATCATCATCAAGTTCGAAGGGCATTTTCATGGGCTTAATGACTCTTTGACCTGGAACGTGGATTCTTCACCGCGCTCTGGCGCGTTATTGGCGGGAAGAGAACTGGAACGTTTATCGGGCACTGTGGGAATTCCTGACGAATTCGGCAACTTGACGGTTTCGGTTTCATGGAATGATCTGGAAGCGCTGGAAAATGCTTTTGAAAAATACAAGGACGATGTGGCAGGGGTGATCCTGGAACCTGTTGCATTGAATATCGGATGCATCAGGCCGGATGAAGGTTTTCTGCAAAATGTGCGTGCGCTGACCAGCCGTAAGGGTGCGCTGCTGATCTTCGACGAAGTGCTCACCGGTTTCCGCGCAAACATTGGTGGTGCGCAAAAGGACTTCGGTGTCGTACCCGACATCGCCGCCTTCGGCAAGGCGTTCGGTTGCGGCATGCCGATCGCGGGTATTGCCGGTAAAGCCGAATACATGGACGTAATCGCACCACGCGGTCCTGTTCAGGTCAGCGGGACCAATACGGGGCGATACCTGTCCGTGTCCGCCGCACTTGCCGCCATCGAGCATTTGCAGGATGGAGCGGTGCACCGGCACATCGCCGCGCTGGAATCGCGCTTGAAGGCCGGGCTGAGGGACGTTTTCGATAAACACCACATACCCTGTCATATCGATGGATACGGCGGTCGAATCGGCGTCCACATCGGAACCTGCGAGCGTCCTCGAACCATGAGGGAGATAGAGCATTTCTACCCGATCGACTTTGCCCAGAAGTTGTTCGCCCTGCTATCCCGTGAGTACAACTTGTATGGCTTCTTGATGCCCCTCAGTTATTGCCCAGAGCCTGTCACCCTGAGTGCATCGCATACGACTGAAATGTTGGCGGACGCCTGTGAGCGGCTGGATTCGGCACTCAAGAGGGTTCAGTACCATGCCAAATGA
- a CDS encoding NAD-dependent epimerase/dehydratase family protein: MSKLLLIDLDGTMIDTPHFQAWSNVAHRLAGKQLTQREYIDHIAGRPRMEGASRLLALITDDIGAQRSGSLSADELAQHKQKEFLQLSQGTELFEDAKRLLERIAQAAQPVMFYTASLNAPQLFEAAIERSSLRQESRLSITRQAPGQSREALIQQLVGSRDPQDVELIDDSPYATDLACGLGLHAWQIRRHDLEPKAAHPQASILSSLDEYPLANPSQGRTMNNQSAVLVTGGAGYIGSRLVPKLLAAGYRVRVLDALYFGNGLEGVMNHPALEFIKGDIRDPLLVEQSLRGMHTVVHLAAVANDPSFNSAPELGQSINIDCLPHLMSSAKRLGCRRFIYASSASVYGVNTEPFVDERQPCVPITDYNRFKADGEKILFGLTDASFETVAVRAATVCGWSPRQRLDLTVNILTASALARGEITVFGGSQYRPNVHIGDLTRLYTMLVERESLDEVCGTAINVGYENHTVTEIADQVKQVVDRYFLVNVPITTTRSDDVRSYRLDSRRVQETLGFEFIYSIRDAIVEICEQWQSGNFNDSDDVLSDTRYHNVRNMMHNDWSFQPSGDTSC; this comes from the coding sequence ATGTCGAAACTTTTGCTGATTGACCTCGACGGAACAATGATCGACACGCCGCATTTTCAAGCGTGGAGCAACGTCGCTCACAGACTTGCCGGCAAACAACTGACTCAGCGCGAATACATTGACCACATTGCCGGACGTCCTCGCATGGAAGGCGCTTCACGATTGCTGGCGCTGATCACCGATGACATCGGTGCTCAAAGGAGCGGCTCGCTCAGCGCAGACGAACTGGCGCAGCACAAACAAAAGGAATTTCTACAGCTCTCCCAAGGCACTGAGCTGTTCGAGGACGCAAAGCGATTGCTGGAACGTATTGCACAAGCCGCACAGCCAGTGATGTTTTATACGGCGTCTCTGAATGCGCCGCAGTTGTTCGAGGCGGCTATCGAGCGCTCCAGTCTGCGGCAAGAATCCAGGTTATCGATTACCCGACAGGCGCCCGGTCAGAGCCGCGAAGCGCTGATTCAACAATTGGTCGGAAGCCGCGATCCGCAGGATGTCGAGCTGATTGACGACAGTCCCTATGCAACGGATCTGGCCTGTGGCCTGGGGCTCCATGCCTGGCAGATCCGCCGGCATGATCTTGAACCCAAGGCTGCTCATCCACAGGCATCAATACTGTCATCGCTTGATGAATACCCCCTGGCAAACCCATCCCAAGGAAGGACCATGAATAATCAATCCGCTGTTCTCGTTACAGGCGGTGCGGGCTACATTGGCTCGCGTCTGGTACCAAAACTGCTGGCTGCCGGTTACCGGGTCCGGGTACTGGATGCGCTTTATTTCGGCAACGGCCTGGAGGGCGTGATGAACCATCCGGCACTGGAATTCATAAAGGGCGATATTCGCGATCCGCTGCTCGTCGAGCAGTCGCTTCGGGGGATGCACACCGTTGTCCATCTTGCCGCAGTGGCCAATGATCCCAGTTTCAATTCGGCACCCGAACTCGGCCAGTCCATCAATATCGATTGTCTGCCGCATCTCATGAGCAGTGCAAAGCGCCTTGGCTGCCGGCGCTTTATCTATGCATCCTCAGCCAGTGTCTACGGCGTCAATACAGAACCATTTGTCGATGAGCGCCAACCCTGCGTGCCCATCACCGACTACAACCGCTTCAAGGCTGACGGCGAAAAAATACTGTTCGGGCTCACTGATGCATCCTTTGAAACCGTCGCGGTTCGAGCCGCTACCGTGTGCGGCTGGTCGCCTCGCCAGCGCCTGGATCTGACCGTCAATATCCTTACCGCCAGTGCGCTGGCGCGCGGTGAAATTACCGTGTTCGGCGGCAGTCAATACCGCCCCAACGTGCATATCGGCGATCTGACCCGGCTGTATACGATGCTCGTGGAGCGCGAATCGCTGGACGAAGTCTGCGGAACCGCAATCAACGTCGGCTACGAAAACCACACGGTGACCGAGATAGCCGATCAGGTGAAACAGGTTGTCGATCGCTACTTCCTCGTCAACGTGCCGATCACCACTACCCGCAGCGATGATGTTCGGTCTTACCGTCTGGATTCGCGACGGGTGCAGGAGACACTGGGTTTCGAGTTCATCTATTCGATCAGGGATGCCATCGTGGAAATCTGCGAGCAATGGCAATCCGGGAACTTCAACGACAGTGACGATGTGTTATCCGACACCCGCTATCACAATGTGCGCAACATGATGCACAACGACTGGTCGTTCCAGCCGTCGGGGGACACGTCGTGCTGA
- a CDS encoding adenylyltransferase/cytidyltransferase family protein, translated as MGVLSDITALQDEAVYCREKGLTIGLCHGCFDIVHPGHLYHLQRARTMVDRLFVSVTADPYVNKGADRPVFPDQKRAEFLASIRYCDHVIVNHTPTAELMIKTLRPNLYFKGADYSDGSDVRLQAERALVESAGGRMILTDDKIFDSTSRIARLVMSTHR; from the coding sequence ATGGGCGTTTTAAGTGACATCACTGCATTGCAGGATGAGGCGGTTTATTGCCGCGAAAAAGGTTTGACTATCGGTCTTTGTCACGGCTGTTTCGACATTGTGCATCCTGGGCACCTTTATCATTTGCAACGTGCCAGAACAATGGTGGATCGATTGTTCGTGTCAGTTACCGCCGACCCATATGTCAATAAAGGAGCGGACCGGCCGGTATTCCCCGATCAAAAACGCGCAGAGTTTCTTGCCTCTATTCGCTATTGCGATCATGTCATCGTAAATCACACACCCACTGCTGAATTGATGATCAAGACGCTACGTCCCAACCTCTATTTCAAGGGTGCGGATTACAGTGACGGGTCAGACGTGAGACTTCAGGCGGAGCGCGCACTGGTTGAAAGCGCAGGGGGGCGAATGATCTTGACGGACGACAAGATATTCGACTCGACGTCCAGAATCGCCCGGCTCGTCATGTCCACGCACAGATGA
- a CDS encoding GNAT family N-acetyltransferase, with amino-acid sequence MPNEPVTKIRLRRFAKADMEAVLGLVAQIASGEDLTESAGQQFADELANPQFEGGRFVATVDGRVIGTMGCAAGPIPSKYVLWADWLIVDSQYRRYGVASLLYGEIEKYALANEKTWLCLDIGNIDKERAAYRFHLRNGFQIVGQLPDYWGELEHLNIMAKSLISKE; translated from the coding sequence ATGCCAAATGAACCTGTTACGAAGATTCGCCTGCGGCGATTTGCAAAGGCTGACATGGAAGCTGTTCTGGGGTTGGTCGCCCAGATTGCCTCAGGCGAGGATCTTACCGAGTCTGCGGGTCAGCAATTTGCCGATGAACTTGCCAATCCTCAATTTGAGGGGGGGCGATTTGTCGCCACCGTAGACGGACGGGTGATCGGGACGATGGGCTGCGCCGCAGGTCCGATCCCCTCGAAGTATGTCCTGTGGGCAGACTGGTTGATTGTTGATAGCCAATACCGTCGATACGGGGTGGCTTCGTTGTTATATGGCGAAATTGAAAAGTATGCTCTGGCAAATGAAAAGACATGGTTATGTCTGGATATAGGAAATATTGACAAAGAACGTGCAGCCTACCGTTTTCATTTACGCAATGGGTTTCAGATCGTCGGGCAGCTTCCCGATTACTGGGGAGAACTTGAACACCTGAACATCATGGCTAAATCTCTTATCTCAAAGGAATGA